DNA from Patescibacteria group bacterium:
CCGGATGTTTTTTGACAGTTTTCCTTGGAGATTTAGCAGTGGTTTTAGTTGTTTTCTTTGTAGCTTTCTTCACTGGCATAATTATTTTGCTTTACCAAAAGTTATTCTTCGCAATCGAACGGTGCGGTAGCTGTTTTTCGGCAGCATTCGGGTAATTGTATTTTTAATAATTTTCTCAAATTGTCCGGTCGAAACAAGCGTTTTAAGAGGCATGGATTTCAAACCACCCGGATAGAAAGTGTGATGCAGATATTGCTTTTGTTCTATTTTGTTGCCGGTAAATTTTAGCTTTTCGGCATTTACGATATGAACAAAGTCGCCGGCATCAATATGAGGCGCATAATCCGGTTTGTGTTTGCCCTGCAGCAAAAAAGCCGCTTTGGAAGCAAGGCGTCCAACCGACTGGTCGGCGGCATCAAGTTTAATTGTATTGCGGATAATTCTCTTCGCCATATTTATTAGTGGCCCCGATGACTATCGGGGCAATTATGTTTGATAAGGTCGGCGGAGCCGACACTTTTTCTAAAAAACCCGCCCTGATACCACGCGGCAAAGCCGCGGGGTCGGGTTTATTTAATCAGCTCAATTTGCACAATTTCCGCGGAATCGCCTTTGCGGAATCCGAGTTTAGTCATTCGGGTATAACCGCCGTTTCTATCCTTGTAGCGGACAGCAAGGTCTTCAAAGATTTTTTTCACCGGGTTTTCGATATAGAAAAATTTGTGGGCCTGGCGCCGGGATGCGAGCGTACCATGTTTGCCGAGAGTGATCATCTTGTCAACCAGCGGCTTGATAACGCGCGCTTTGGCCTTGGTTGTCTTTACCTTTTCGTAAAGAATGAGACTCGAAACCAGATTTCTAAGCAGGGCTTCTCGCGGAGCTTTTTTTCTGTCCAGGGTTTTATTTTTAACTCGGTGCCTCATAAATTATTTCTTTTTTGCAGTTTTCTTCGCAACTTTCTTTTTTGTAGATTTTTTTTCTTCTTTTTCCTCGGTCGTTACGGCTTCGGGTTCGGTAATTTCAGATGGCTTTTCTTGCTCCAGAATAACCTGCTCGTGCGCTGGCGGTATGCCGCGCGTTTGAAGTACGGTGAAGTAGTCGAGCAAGATCGCAACGCTCTGATTGACTGCCTCTTCCGGCGTGATGGTTCCGTCAGTTTCGATATTCATCACCAGCTTATCATAGTCGGTGATTTCACCGACGCGGGTATTTTCAACCTTAAATCCGACATTGAGAACCGGGCTGTATAGTGCGTCCATGGCAATATGACCGACCTCAAGGTTAGATTTATCGCGTTCCTCGATTGGCAGATAGCCGCGTCCGCGATTAGCCATTATCTCCATTTCGAGAGCGGAATCCTTATCGGTTAATTCCGCAATATATAAATCATCATTGATAATTTCAATATCCGAGTTTTTTTCAATATCCTTGGCTTTAACTACGCCGGCGCCCTTGGCCTTAATGACGAGCCTCACTGGCTCATCGGTAAATACTTTGAGCCGGAGCTGCTTCAGATTGAGAATAATGCCCAATGCGTCCTCTTTGACGCCTTTAATTGGGCTAAATTCGTGTTGTACGCCCTTAATTTTAACGGCGTAACATGCAGCGCCGGGCAGGGATGATAGAAGGACCCTCCTTAATGCATTGCCCACGGTTGTACCATAACCCTGGAAGCAAGGTTCGACGGTCAAAACCGCGTCGTTCTTGCCGGTTCCCGGAGCTATGATTATTTTATTTGGCAATAAAATCTCCTTCATAATAAAATTTAATATTTAGCGGGAATAAAACTCAATGATAAATTTTGGATCAAACGGTTGCTTCAGTTCCTCGCCCTCGGGGTATGAAAGCATCTTGCCTTCAAGTTTTTCGACATCGATGAAGAGCCAGCTCGGCGTTTCGTGTTTCTTTAGCTGATCATGAAGATTCTCAAAGATTTTCTTGGAGGCCTTGGAGGGGTCAATCGTAATAACGTCATTGGGTTTGAGGGCGACGGAGGGTATATCATTCTTATGCCCGTTGATATTAAACATGCCGTGATTAACCATCTGACGGGCCATGGCTCGCGATTTTGCAAGACCGAGTCGGAAAACCACGTTGTCAAAACGAGTTTCGAGCAGGCGTACCATAATTTCGCTTGAATTACCCTTGATTCTCCGCGCATTTTCGTAATATTTTCTAAACTGGGCTTCAAGAAGGCCGTAGAGACGCTTGGCCTTTTGTTTTTCTCGCAACTGTAGGCCGTAACCCGACATGCGTCCGGTGCCCTTGGCGCCGTGTGCTCCGGGCGGAAAATTGCGTTTGAGAATCGCGCATTTTGCCGTACCGCAACGCTCACCCTTGAGGAAGAGTTTTTCACCCTGGCGGCGGCACATTCTGCATTTTGAACCGGTTGTTGTTGCCATATTGATTAGACCTTTCTCGCTCTCGGCTTTCGGCAGCCGTTGTGAGGAATTGGGGTAATATCTTTAATTGATAATACATTCAGACCGTTTGCGTTCAGCGATCGGATGGCGGATTCGCGGCCGGCGCCGACTCCCTGGACGTAAACGTTCACTTCCTTGAGTCCGTATGGCGCGACTTTATCGCATACATTCTTACCGATGATCGTTGCGGCAAACGGTGTCGCCTTTTTTGGTCCCTTGAATCCGCAAAGTCCGGCGCTTGACCACGCGAGCACATTGCCGTTCAGATCGGTAAGGGTAATGAGCGTATTGTTGTATGTTGCCTGAACGTAACCGCGTCCATGGCTGATTTGGCGGATGATTTTTTTCTTTTTTCGAGGCTTAGCCTCTGTTTTTTCTTTTTTTTCTTCCATATTTTTTTATGTCTTCAGACCGCTTGGTTTCCTGCCGCTGCCCATGGTCTTGCGCGGACCCTTCCTGGTCCGGGCATTGGTCTTTGTTCTCTGGCCGCGAACCGGAAGATTCTTAGCATGTCTTGAACCGCGGTAGCAGCCGATATCCTTAAGGCGCTTGATGCCCGATTGTATGTCGCGTTTTAATTCGCCCTCAATCACCAGCTCTTTTTCAATAATGGTGCGGATTTTTGAAATCTCATCTTCCGTTAATTCAGATGTTTTCTTATCGGGATTAATTCCGGTTTTTTTTAAAACGCGGCCCGATGTTGAACGGCCGACGCCGTAAATCGAAGTCAGCGCGATCTCAATCCTTTTATTTAACGGTAAGTTGATGTTTGCAATTCTGACTGCCATAAATTTATCCCTGTCTCTGTTTATGTTTAGGATTTTTGCAGATAACGTGAATACGCCTGTTGCGTCTCACAATTTTGCAATCGCGGCATATTTTTTTTACAGAGGCTCTGACCTTCATACTCACAAAAATAATTAAACAGCCGGATAAAGCTGGTTTGTTTACTCTATCTAGAATCGGTAGGTAATCCTACCCTTGGTGAGATCGTAAGGAGTCATCTCTACTCTGACTTCATCGCCCGGTAGAATGCGGATTTTATTAATTCTCATCCTTCCCGAGAGATGGCCGAGTATCTCGTGGCCGCTTTCAAGCTGTATCTTGAATGTCGCGGCCGGTAAAAGCTCTATGACCCTGCCTTTCATTTCTATAAAATCGTTGCCGCTCATAGAGTCCCCCGTTTTGTTTGCATCATAATGAAGTGCGCGTATTATAACAGAGTAATATTTTTTTGACAAGTTTGCCTATATTCTAGCGGATTTATGAATAATCGTCAAGTGTTTTTAAGTTAAAAAAACTTGAGATATTTTTTGGCTAATTTTAGCCAAAATTACTCAAGTTTCGCTTTAATTCGTCTTATGCCCGATGAGCTGGCTTCTTCTTTCATGATAAAAAATTTGCCCAAAGTGCCGGTATTTTCCGCGTGCGGACCGCCGCAGATCTCCGAAGAAGCGCCTTCTATGGTATAAACCTTGACCTTATCGCCGTATTTACTGGTGAAAAGCCCGATTGCCCCCTGCGATTTGGCCTCTTCAACCGTGGTTTCACGGCTCGTGACGCGTAGGTTTTTACGAATTTTGTCATTTACCCAGTTCTCAACATCTTTGATTTGTTCGGCCGTCATTTTTTTGTCGTGCGTAAAATCAAAACGCAAACGTTCGGAAGTGATATTGCTGCCACGCTGTTCAACGTGCGGACCGAGCACCTGGCGCAGGGCGGCATGCAGAAGATGAGTCGCGGTATGCAATTTCGTCACAGCTTCTCCGTGATCCGCCAGTCCGCCTTTAAATTTCTGCTCGGCGCCAGCTCGCGAAAGCTCTTGGTGCTTTTGAAATTCCTCCATAAAACATTTCTTATCAACATTAATCCCCTTTTCGCGGGCCAGTTCGCAGGTCATTTCAAATGGAAAGCCGTAGGTTGAAAAAAGAACAAACGCTTCTTTGGGAGAAAGCTTTTTATCGCGGCAGGATTTTTCAAATTCCCTCAGCCCTTTTTCAAGGGTCAGTTCAAACCGGGCTTCTTCAGCTTCGAGCTGTTCAAAAATGCGGTCTTTATTTCTCTCGAGCTCCGGATAGGCGGATTTCATGATTTCCACCGCCTTGGCGGCAAGCGGAATGGTCACGCGGGTCTTTAAATCAATGCCGAGCAGGCGCGCGTACCGCACCGCCCTCCGGATTAGCCGCCGTAAAATGTATCCCTGGTCCAGATTTGACGGCACCACGCCCAAATCGTCGCCCAGGATCATGACCGCGGCGCGGACGTGGTCAGCGATGATGCGCATGATGTGGTCGGTCTCATTATCCTCGTCGTATTTTTTACCGGAAATTTTTTCAACCTCGCGTATGAGGGGTAGAAAAAGTTCAGTATGATAATTATCCGAAAATCCGTTCAGGGCGGCGAGCAGCCGTTCAAAACCCATGCCGGTGTCGATATTTTTTTGCGCCAGAGGCGTATAACCAGACGCGGTTTTATTATATTGCATGAAAACATTATTCCAGACTTCTACCCAGCGCTTGTCGGCCGGGTCAAATTTTTTCGGAACATTATCTTCGGAAACCCAGTAAAAAATTTCCGTGTCTGGACCGCACGGACCCGTGTCCCCGACCGGACCCCACCAATTTTCTTCTTTGCCCATTTTTTTGATGCGCTCTTCGGGCATGCCGATTTCAAGCCAGATATCATGGGACTCCTGGTCATAGGGCGCGTCTTTATCGCCGGCAAATACCGTAACCGCGAGGCGGGTCAGATCCAGGCCGAGCCATTTTTTAGAAGTTAGAAATTCCCACGAATAATCAATTGCCTGTTTTTTAAAATAATCGCCCAGG
Protein-coding regions in this window:
- the rpsD gene encoding 30S ribosomal protein S4, giving the protein MATTTGSKCRMCRRQGEKLFLKGERCGTAKCAILKRNFPPGAHGAKGTGRMSGYGLQLREKQKAKRLYGLLEAQFRKYYENARRIKGNSSEIMVRLLETRFDNVVFRLGLAKSRAMARQMVNHGMFNINGHKNDIPSVALKPNDVITIDPSKASKKIFENLHDQLKKHETPSWLFIDVEKLEGKMLSYPEGEELKQPFDPKFIIEFYSR
- a CDS encoding DNA-directed RNA polymerase subunit alpha, producing the protein MKEILLPNKIIIAPGTGKNDAVLTVEPCFQGYGTTVGNALRRVLLSSLPGAACYAVKIKGVQHEFSPIKGVKEDALGIILNLKQLRLKVFTDEPVRLVIKAKGAGVVKAKDIEKNSDIEIINDDLYIAELTDKDSALEMEIMANRGRGYLPIEERDKSNLEVGHIAMDALYSPVLNVGFKVENTRVGEITDYDKLVMNIETDGTITPEEAVNQSVAILLDYFTVLQTRGIPPAHEQVILEQEKPSEITEPEAVTTEEKEEKKSTKKKVAKKTAKKK
- the rpsK gene encoding 30S ribosomal protein S11, which encodes MEEKKEKTEAKPRKKKKIIRQISHGRGYVQATYNNTLITLTDLNGNVLAWSSAGLCGFKGPKKATPFAATIIGKNVCDKVAPYGLKEVNVYVQGVGAGRESAIRSLNANGLNVLSIKDITPIPHNGCRKPRARKV
- the rpsM gene encoding 30S ribosomal protein S13 — encoded protein: MAVRIANINLPLNKRIEIALTSIYGVGRSTSGRVLKKTGINPDKKTSELTEDEISKIRTIIEKELVIEGELKRDIQSGIKRLKDIGCYRGSRHAKNLPVRGQRTKTNARTRKGPRKTMGSGRKPSGLKT
- the rplQ gene encoding 50S ribosomal protein L17; this translates as MRHRVKNKTLDRKKAPREALLRNLVSSLILYEKVKTTKAKARVIKPLVDKMITLGKHGTLASRRQAHKFFYIENPVKKIFEDLAVRYKDRNGGYTRMTKLGFRKGDSAEIVQIELIK
- a CDS encoding alanine--tRNA ligase, producing the protein MLTAKDLREKFLNFFRENGHTVISSASLIPENDPTALFISAGMHPLVPYLLGEKHPAGKRLADIQKCVRTGDINEVGDTYHHTFLEMLGNWSLGDYFKKQAIDYSWEFLTSKKWLGLDLTRLAVTVFAGDKDAPYDQESHDIWLEIGMPEERIKKMGKEENWWGPVGDTGPCGPDTEIFYWVSEDNVPKKFDPADKRWVEVWNNVFMQYNKTASGYTPLAQKNIDTGMGFERLLAALNGFSDNYHTELFLPLIREVEKISGKKYDEDNETDHIMRIIADHVRAAVMILGDDLGVVPSNLDQGYILRRLIRRAVRYARLLGIDLKTRVTIPLAAKAVEIMKSAYPELERNKDRIFEQLEAEEARFELTLEKGLREFEKSCRDKKLSPKEAFVLFSTYGFPFEMTCELAREKGINVDKKCFMEEFQKHQELSRAGAEQKFKGGLADHGEAVTKLHTATHLLHAALRQVLGPHVEQRGSNITSERLRFDFTHDKKMTAEQIKDVENWVNDKIRKNLRVTSRETTVEEAKSQGAIGLFTSKYGDKVKVYTIEGASSEICGGPHAENTGTLGKFFIMKEEASSSGIRRIKAKLE
- the rplM gene encoding 50S ribosomal protein L13 gives rise to the protein MAKRIIRNTIKLDAADQSVGRLASKAAFLLQGKHKPDYAPHIDAGDFVHIVNAEKLKFTGNKIEQKQYLHHTFYPGGLKSMPLKTLVSTGQFEKIIKNTITRMLPKNSYRTVRLRRITFGKAK
- the rpmJ gene encoding 50S ribosomal protein L36, giving the protein MKVRASVKKICRDCKIVRRNRRIHVICKNPKHKQRQG
- the infA gene encoding translation initiation factor IF-1 — encoded protein: MSGNDFIEMKGRVIELLPAATFKIQLESGHEILGHLSGRMRINKIRILPGDEVRVEMTPYDLTKGRITYRF